One Nocardioides dongkuii genomic window, TCGCCAAGACGATCGCCACGCTCGACCACCTCTCCGGCGGCCGGGTGACGATCGGCGCCGGCTTCGGGTGGAACACCGACGAGCTCGCCGACCACCACGTGCCGGCGGCCAAGCGGCGTACGGTCCTCAAGGAGTACGTCCAGGCGATGCGCGCGCTGTGGACCCAGGAGGAGGCCTCCTACGAGGGCGAGTTCGTCTCGTTCGGGCCCTCGTGGGCCTACCCCAAGCCCGTCCAGGCGCACGTCCCGCTGATCATCGGCGCCGGCGGCGGGCCGAAGACGTTCCGCTGGATCGCCGAGCACGCCGACGGCTGGATGACCACCCCGACCCAGACCGACATCTCCGGGCAGATCGCGGCGCTGAAGACGGCCTGGGCCGAAGCCGGCCGCGACGGGATCCCGGACATCCGGGTGCTGATCGCGTTCCGCCCCGACCCCGCCGACCTGGCCGCCTGGGCCGAGGCCGGCGTCACCGAGCTGATCTGGGGCGTGCCGGACAAGTCCGAGGACGAGGTGCTCGCCCACCTCGACAAGCAGGCCACCCGCCTCGGCCTCACCGGCTGACCCCCTCGTACGCCGAGTCGGCGTGAGTTGTACGCCGAGTCGGCGCTTGTGTCCGCCCTCCCTGTGGAGAAAGCGAACATTCGCGCCGACTCGGCTTACTGCTGGGGGGTGGGGGTCAGGCGCGGGTGACCGAGACGGTCGCCTTCTCGCCGTCGCCGACGGCGACCTCCGCGACGCTGCCGACGACCTCGGCGGCCGGCCGCACGTCGTACGACGTCGCGAGCGTCTCGCCGGTGACCAGCGCCTCGTGGGCGCGGGCCGCGGCCTGCACGGCGTCCGAGCCGCCGACCACGAGCGCGATCCGGTCGGAGACGTCGAGGCCGGCGTCGCGGCGGGCCTGCTGGACCGCGCGCACCAGGTCGCGGGCCAGGCCCTCGGCCGCCAGCTCCGGCGTCACGGCGGTGTCGAGGACGACGAACCCGCCGCCGGGCAGCATGCCGACCGCGGAGCTGTCGTCGGCGGCGCCGGCGACCGTCTCGAGGGTGTACTCCCCCTCCTCCAGCACCAGCCCGCCGGCGGTGACGGTGCCGTCGTCGGCCACCGACCAGTCGCCGGACTTCGAGCCCTTGATGGCGTCCTGCACCGACCGGCCGAGCCGCGGGCCGGCGGCCCGGGCGTTGACGGTCAGCTTCCGCGAGACGCCGTACGACGCGGCCTCCGGCGCGTCCGCGGCCAGCAGGCGGACGTCCTTGACGTTCACCTCGTCGCGGACGATGCCCTCGAAGCCGGCCAGCGCGGCCGGGTCCTCGACCACGACCGTCAGCGTCGCGAGCGGCAGCCGGTTGCGCAGGCCCGCGGCCTTGCGCAGCGCGGATGTCGCCGAGCAGACGTCGCGCACCTGGTCCATCGCGGAGACCAGCGCCTCGTCGGCCGGCAGCTCGTCGGCCGAGGGCCAGTCGGTGAGGTGCACCGACCGGCCGCCGGTCAGCCCGCGCCAGACCTCCTCGGTGGTCAGCGGCAGCAGCGGCGCGGTGGTGCGGCAGACGACCTCGAGCACCGTGTAGAGGGTGTCGAAGGCGTCGGCGTTGTCGCCCCAGAACCGGTCGCGGGAGCGGCGGATGTACCAGTTGGTGAGCACGTCGAGGAACGACCGGGTCGCGTCGCAGGCGTCCGCGACGGCGTAGTCGTCGAGCGAGGCGGTCATCTGCTCGACGTACTGGCGGCACTTGGCGAGCAGGTAGCGGTCCAGCGGGTCCGCGGAGTCGGTGCGCGCGGTCGCCTCGTGCCCCTGCCCGTCACGCGCGGCGTTGGCGTAGAGCGAGAAGAAGTACCAGCTGTTCCACAGCGGCATCAGCACCTGCCGCACCGACTCGCGGATGCCCTGCTCGGTGACGACCAGGTTGCCGCCGCGCAGGATCGGCGAGGACATCAGGAACCAGCGCATCGCGTCGGCGCCGTCGCGGTCGAAGACCTCGCGGACGTCGGGGTAGTTGCGCAGCGACTTGCTCATCTTGTTGCCGTCGGAGCCCAGCACGATGCCGTGGCTGACGCACGCCTCGAACGCCGGCTTGTCGAACAGCGCGGTCGCCAGGATGTGCAGCGTGTAGAACCAGCCGCGGGTCTGGCCGATGTACTCGACGATGAAGTCGCCCGGGAAGTGGCCCTTGCGCTGCGCGGTCCCGTCGAACCACTCGGCGTTCTCGAAGGGGTAGTGCACCTGCGCGAACGACATCGACCCGGAGTCGAACCACACGTCGAGCACGTCGGTGACGCGGCGCATCATCGACCGGCCGGTCGGGTCGTCGGGGTTCGGGCGCACCAGGTCGTCGACGTAGGGCCGGTGCAGGTCGGGCTCGCCGTCCTTGCCGCGCGGCAGCCGGCCGAAGTCGCGCTCGATCTCGGCGAACGAGCCGTACACGTCCAGGCGGGGGTACGCCGGGTCGTCGCTCTTCCAGACCGGCACCGGGGAGCCCCAGAAGCGGTTGCGGGTGATCGACCAGTCGCGGGCGTTCTCCAGCCACCGGCCGAACTGCCCGTCGCGGATGTGGTCGGGCACCCAGCGGATCTGCTGGTTGAGCTCGAGCATCCGCTCCTTGATCGCGGTGACCTCGACGAACCACGACGAGACGCCCTTGTAGATCAGCGGCTCCCGGCAGCGCCAGCAGTGCGGGTAGGAGTGGTCGTAGGTCTCGCGGCGCAGCAGCACGGTGCCGGGCGTGACCGCACCGGCGTCGCCCTCGCCCCGGGTGGCCGCCTTGAGGTGGTCGATGATGTGCGGGTTGGCGTCGAAGACCTGCATGCCCTCGTACTCCACGACGGGGTGGGTGAACCGCCCGTCCTTGCCGACCGGCATCACGGCCTCGATGCCCTCGCGGTCGGTGACCACCTTGTCGTCCTCACCGAAGGCGCCGGCGGTGTGCACCAGCCCGGTGCCGTCGGTCGTGGTCACGAACTCCGCGGCGACGACGCGGAAGGCGTTCTCGTGGCCGAGGTAGTAGGAGAACGGCGGCGTGTACGTCAGCCCCACCAGGTCCGCGCCGGTGCCGCGCCAGACGACCTCGGGGCTCTCGCCGAGCTCCCGGGCGTACCCGCCCAGCCGCGCCTCGGCCAGGACGTAGCGCACCCCGTCGGCGAGGACGGCGACGTAGTCGATGTCCTCGCCGACCATCACCGCGAGGTTGGACGGCAGCGTCCACGGCGTGGTCGTCCAGACGAGCAGCTTGGCCCCGTGCAGGTCGCCCTCGGAGACGATGTCGTAGCCCACCGTGACGGCCGGGTCCTGGCGCACCTGGTAGACGTCGTCGTCCATCCGCAGCTCGTGGTTGGACAGCGGCGTCTCGTCGTTCCAGCAGTACGGCAGGACGCGGAAGCCCTCGTAGACCAGGCCCTTGTCGTAGAGGGACTTGAACGCCCAGATCACCGACTCCATGTAGTCGGGGTTCATGGTCCGGTAGTCGTGGTCGAAGTCGACCCAGCGCGCCTGGCGGGTGACGTACTCGCGCCACTCGCCGGTGTAGGTCATCACCGACTCGCGGCACGCCTCGTTGAACCGGTCGATGCCCATCTCGACGATCTCGTCGGTGGTCTTGATCCCGTTGAGGCGCATCGCCTCGAGCTCGGCGGGCAGGCCGTGGGTGTCCCAGCCGAAGCGGCGCTCGACGCGCTTGCCGCGCATCGTCTGGTAGCGCGGGACCAGGTCCTTGACGTACCCGGTCAGCAGGTGGCCGTAGTGCGGCAGCCCGTTGGCGAACGGCGGGCCGTCGTAGAAGACGAACTCGTTCGCGCCGTCCTCGCCGGCGTCGCGCTGGTCGATGCTGGCCTGGAACGTGCCGTCGGCGTCCCAGTAGGCGAGCACCCGCTCCTCGAGCGCGGGGAACGCCGGGCTCGAGGGGACCGTGCCGGACTCGGACAGCGTGACCTTCGGGTAGGTCATGGGTGCACTCCTGCGGTGTAGTGGATCGATCACCGCAGGGACGATCCGAGGACCGCGGTACCACCCTGCTTGCCCCTCGCGGGACCACTCTCGCGACGGCTGTGACGGGCCCACCCGTCCGGTTCTACTGAGTCCCTCGCTCGCTGGTCGAGCGTGTCGAGACCGTTCTTCCGGAGGCTCGCCGCTGATGACGGCTCGAACGCCTGTGGCCCCAGCGTAGGCGCTCGTGGCCGGACGTGCACACCGGGTTCCGGCCGGCTCGCCCCACCCCTGCGGCACCCGCCCGACCGGCACGGGACCACGGTGCCCCGGCCATAGGACCCTTCCCCGGCTCGGTCGCTCCGCCCGACGATGGGAGCTCACCCTCTCCCTCTGGAGGCCCGATGAGCATCGGCCGCAACGCCCGCACCTCCGTCCTGGCCGCGCTGATCGCCGGGCCACTCGCCCTGGGGCTGGTCGCCTGCGGGGACGACGACGACGGCGGCACCGGCTCCTCCGCGGAGAGCTCGGCCGCCCCCACGCCCACACCCACGCCGACCCCCGCCTCGCCCACCGACGCCTCGCCCACCGACGCCTCGCCCACCACCGCCGCACCCGCGGGCGACGACGCGGTCGTGCTCGCGGCGGCGACGACGGCTGCCGACGCGGTCCCCGGAGGCAGGCTGTACAGCCTCGACCAGGTGCCCCAACGCTGGGAGGCGGAGGTCGTCGACGGCGACGGGCGCCTCTTCGACCTGACGGTCGGCGGCGACGGCGCCGCCGTGACCGTCGACCCGGTCGAGGACCGCGACGACGCCGACGACCGCGCCGAGCGGAGGCGGCTGCTGAGCGAGGCCACCGTCGACCCCGCGGGTGCCGTGGAGGCCGCGCGGACCGCCGTCTCGTCCGGCACGATCACCGGCCTCGACCTCGACGAGAACGCCGGCAGGGCCGTCTGGGACGTGCAGTTCGACGAGAACGCCGCGACCGAGCAGACCGTCACCGTCGACGCGGCGTCCGGCGAGGTGCTCGGGACCGAGGTCGAGAACGAGGACGACGACTGAGCCGGCCCGTCAGGGCTGCTCCTTGGTGAGGTGCAGCAGCCAGTCGGTGCCCGTGTCGATGAGCGCGTACCGGCGGCTGCCCGCCGTCCCGTGCAGCACGAACACGAACCGCCGCTCGGTGCGGTCGAGCAGCTCCCACCAGCCGTGGTCGGCGATCTCCTTGTGCTCGTCGGTGTACGCCGCGTGGCCGAGGTCGTGGTCAGGCACCGCCACCGCGAGCCGGTCGCGGCGGGAGTCCGTCGGCAACCCCTTCGGGACCGCCCACGAGCGCAGCACGCCGTCCTCCTCCAGCCGGAGGTCGAAGTGGTGGCGTGGGCGGTGGTGCTCGTGCAGCACGAAGACCGGACGCATCGTCAGCTGACCTCCCGGGACCCATGGTGGACCACCGGCGGGCCGGACGGCCTCACAGCGCGGTGGCGACCTCCCACGAGGAGTGGATGGCGCCGTGGATGTAGTTGACCTCGCCCGCGTCACCCACGACGTCGACGCTGAGACCGGCGGCGCGCAGCTCGTCGGCCAGCGGCGCGGCGGCGGAGGTGCCGTCGGCGTAGATCACCATGTCCGCCGGGGCGGAGTGGCTCTCGGTGCCCTCGGTCCACTCGACGCCGGACTCGGTGATCCGGGTGACCGAGACGTTGCGGTGGATCCGCACGCCGTGCTCGGTGGCGCGGCGCACCGCGGTCCAGCGCCGCGGCATCGCCAGCGGCAGGCCGAGCTGCTGCTGCTCGTGCAGGAGGGTCACCCGGCGGCCGCGCTCGGCGAGGAACTCGGCGAGCTCGAGGCCCACCAGGGAGCCGCCGATCACCACGACCTCCTTGCCCATCGGCAGGAAGCCCTTGGTCAGCCGGCGCACGAACCCGGGGCGCTTGGTGAGCCCGGAGAGGCGGCCCACCCTGCCCAGGGTGCGCAGCACCGGTCCGGCCTCCTCGGCGGTGGCGGTGCCGAGCATCAGCGCGCGCAGGGTGTCGCCGGTCTGCACGATCGGCAGCTCGCCGCCGGGGATGTCGGGCTTGGGGCGGACCGCGCCGGTGGCCACCACGACGTGGTCGGGGCGGAGCGCGCGGATCGTCTCCACGTCGGCGAGCGTGTTCAGCCGTACGGCGACGCCGAGCCGCTGGATCTCCGAGGTCAGCCAGCGCAGCAGCCGCTCGTTGTCCGGGGTGGTCATCGTGGAGAACCACATGGTGCCCCCGAGGCGGTCGGCCTTGTCGACCACGGTGACGCGGTGGCCCCGCTCGGTGAGCACACGGGCGCTCTCCAGGCCGGCGGGCCCTGCGCCGACGACGACCACGTGCTTGGTCTGCGACGCCGGCTTCAGCGGGAGCAGCGCCTCGTTGCCGAGCGCGGGGTTGACCGCGCAGAACGGGGTGTCGTCGAAGAAGTTCTCCGCGACGCACAGGTAGCAGTTGATGCAGGGGCGGACCTCGTCGCGGCGCCCGTCGCGGAGCTTGTTCGGCAGCTCGGGGTCGGTCAGCAGCTGGCGCCCCATCGCGGCGTAGTCGATCCGGCCCTTGGCCAGGGCCTTCTCCGCGACCTCCGGCAGCATCCGGCCGACGGCGATGACCGGGATCCCGACCCTCTTCTTGATCGCGGCGGCGTTGTCCAGGTAGGCGCCGACCTTGTCGGGCAGCGGGCCGTCGGTGAAGTTGTCGAAGGGGTTGCGGCCCCACCCGGTCACGTGGATCGCGTCGGCGCCGGCGGCCTCGAAGAGCTGGGCGGCCTCGATCGACTCCGGGAGCGAGAGGCCGCCGTCCTGGCCGTACTCCTCGCCGGCGACCCGGACCAGCACCGCGAGCCGGTCGCCCACCCGCTCCTTGACCGCGCTGATGACCTCGCAGGCGAGGCGGGCCCGGTTGACCAGCGATCCGCCGTACTCGTCGGTGCGCTGGTTGTCGCGCTGGTTGAGGAAGACGCCGAGGATGTAGCCGTGCGCGGCGTGGATCTCGATCGCGTCGGCGCCGGCCTCGGCGACCCGCTCGGCGGCGTCGGCCCAGGTGGTGACCAGCCAGGCGATGTCCTCGTGGGTCATGTCCTGGTAGACGGTCGGCTTGCCGGCCGTGGCCGCACCCATCCGAGCCAGCTCGCCGGGGGTGCTGTCGGCCAGAGCGGACATGTCATAGCTGTAGTCCGGCTGGTTCGGGGCCAGCACCGGACGGCCGTTGGCGACGTCGACCCGGGCGACCTTGCCGTGGTGGGTCGACTGGATGCACAGCTTGCTGCCGGCGGCGTGGATGGCGTCGGCGAGCGCCCTGAGGCCTGGGATGTACTTGTCGTCCGAGAGACCGGGCTCCTTCATGGAGGCCGCGCCGACGGGGAAGGCGATCGCGCACGCGCCGGTGATCACCAGGCCGGCGCCGCCGGCGGCGCGGGCCACGTAGTGGTCGATCTCGGCCTGCTCGATCTCACCGTGCTCGGACACGTTCATGTCCATCGCCGGGAGGACGATGCGGTTGGTGAGAGCCATGGGACCGATGCGTCCCGAGGACAGCAGGTGGGGGAACTGGACGGTCATGTCCTTACGGTAGGCACGCCACCACCCGGGACCGGAGTCGACGGCGGCGTGAGAACGCCGACATTCTCCGGTGCCTGGTCCGGGTCACACCGGGCGACGGAGCCCGACCCCGGCCCGGTCCAGGGCGTCGCTGGTGAGCCGGTGCCCGAGCGCGATCATCTCGGCCGCGCGGTGGAAGTCCATCGACCCGCAGGCGTCGACCGGCACGGTGACGAGGACGTCCGCGGGCAGGGCGGCCATCCGGTAGCGGCCCACCAGGTCCTGCATCGCCTCGAAGGACTGCGCCGTCAGGTCCACGAGCCCGAGGTCGGTGGGCAGCCGCTCGGTCCCCCAGCCGGTCCCCGCCTCCACGTCGGCCAGCCGCTCGGCCTCGCCGTCCGCGACGTCCCGCTCCTCGCGGCCGGTCAGCGTCGCGACGGTGCGGTGCCACCGCTCGCGCCACTCCTCCAGGCGCTGGGGGGCCGCGGACTCCCGCCGCGGGGTGGTGTGCTCGCGCCCCTGGCGGGGGCCGGTGAGGGAGACCGCGACGGTCAGGTCGCAGGGGACAGCGGCCATCGGCTCGAGCGGCACCGGGTTGATCAGGCCACCGTCGACGAGGAGCCGGCCGTTGAGCATGACCGGCGTGAAGAAGCCTGGGATCGCGATGGAGGCACGCACCGCGGCCCGGAGGGGCCCGCGCTGGAACCACACCTCCCGGCGGGCCGCGAGGTCCGTGGCGACCGCCGTGAACGGCACGCCGAGGTCCTCGATGGCCTCGTCGGTGATGATGTCGGCGAGGGCGTCGATCAGCCGGTTCGCGGTGATCATCCCGTGGGAGGTGATCGAGGGGTCGAGCAGCCCGAGGACGTCGCGCCGGGTGAGCGCGGTCGCCCACCGCGCGAAGTCCTCGACGCGCCCGGCCGCCATCAGGCCCCCGACGAGGGCTCCCATCGAGGTGCCGGCGACCGCGACGATCGTGCACTCGCGCTCCTCGATCGCGCGGACCGCGCCGATGTGGGCGTAGCCGCGTGGGCCACCGGAGCCGAGGGCCAGCGCTACACGAGTCACCACTCCGACGCTAGAGCACGGCTCAACCCGCGGGTGGCCGCGCAGGTAGCATCCGACAGCGTGAACGACGCTCCCCGAACCGCCCACGGCTACGGCCTCACCACCCTCGACTCCACCGGCACGATCCTGGACGTCTGGTTCCCGGCGCCGTCACTCGGCGAGCACGACGGCGCGGAGGCCCCGGAGGAGCTGACCGCGCTGGCGACGCCCGACGCGGTGCGCGGCGTGACCCGCGAGGTCCGGCTCGTCGAGGTCGCCGACCTGCAGGCCGGGCCGACGAGCACCGAGGACGCCTGGCTGCGCCTGCACCTGCTCAGCACGCGGCTGGCCGTGCCGCACGAGATCTCCGTCGACGGCATCTTCGGGCTGCTCACCAACGTCGTGTGGACCTCGGCGGGCCCCTGCGCGGTGGCCGGCTTCGAGCTCACCCGCGCCCGGCTGCGGGCGTCCGGCCAGCACGTCACCGTGCACGGTGTCGACAAGTTCCCCCGGATGGTCGACTACGTCGTGCCGTCGGGCGTCCGGATCGCCGACGCCGACCGGGTCCGCCTCGGCGCGCACCTCGCCGAGGGCACGACCGTCATGCACGAGGGCTTCGTGAACTTCAACGCCGGCACGCTCGGCACCTCCATGGTCGAGGGCCGGATCTCCGCGGGCGTGCTCGTCGGCGACGGGTCGGACGTCGGCGGCGGCGCCTCGATCATGGGCACCCTCTCCGGTGGCGGCACCCAGGTCATCTCGATCGGCCGCCGCTGCCTGCTCGGCGCCAACTCCGGTCTCGGCATCTCCCTCGGCGACGACTGCGTGGTCGAGGCCGGGTGCTACGTCACCGCCGGCACCAAGGTCACGATCACCGACCTCGAGGGCAAGCCGCGCGTGGTCAAGGCCCAGGACCTCTCCGGCGCGAGCAACGTGCTGTTCCGCCGCAACTCGGTCACCGGCGCGATGGAGGCCGTCCCGTGGCGCTCGGAGGGCGTCGCCCTGAACGCCGCCCTGCACGCCAACTAGCGAGGCCCTCTCGATGCCCTGCGTCCCCGTGTTTCGCCGCGCCCGGAGACTGGTCCCGTGAGGATCAGGAGCGGGCTGGCGCTGGCGGGCGTCGCGGTGGTGGGCACCGCGGCGGTCCTGTACGGCGTCGACGCGGTGCGCGACTCCCGCCTGCTCGGGGGCGAGCAGTGCAGCGCGACCGTCGACGGCGCCACGGTGGCGCTCGACCTGGAGCAGGCCGAGAACGCCGCGCTCATCACCGCGATCGCGGTCCGCCGCGGCCTGCCGGCGCGCGCCGCGACGATCGCGCTCGCCACGGCGTACCAGGAGTCCAAGATCGCCAACCTCGAGTACGGCGACGCCGACTCGCTCGGGCTGTTCCAGCAGCGGCCGTCCCAGGGCTGGGGCACCGAGGAGGAGGTGCTGGACCCGGTCTTCGCGATCAACGCGTTCTACGACGAGCTCGTCGAGGTCGAGGACTACCGCTCGCTGGAGGTCACCGAGGCGGCGCAGACCGTGCAGCGCTCGGCGTACCCCGACGCGTACGCCGACCACGAGGCGGACGCCCGGGTGCTGGCCTCCGCGCTCACCGGCAACTCGCCGGGCGCGTTCTCCTGCGACATCGACGACGACGCCGAGGAGGCGCCCGACCGGCTCCTGGCCAGCGGCCTGGTCCGCCGCGCCGACGTCGTACGCCGTGACGTGGAGGCCGCGTTCGGCGACCTGTCCCTCGGCGGCTTCGAGCCGGGCGGCGTCCGGACCGGGCACATGGAGGGCTCGACCCACTACGAGGGCCGGGCGGTCGACATCTTCGTGCGGCCGGTCACCGAGTCGAACAACGTGCGCGGCTGGGCGATCGCGCAGTACCTGGTCGCGCACGCCGACCGGCTCGGCGTGCAGACCGTCATCTTCGACGCCAAGATTTGGCAGGCCCGGCGCTCCGGGGACGGCTGGCGCGACTACGACCCCCCGTCCCGCTCGGGCGACCGGGCGATCCTGGAGCACCGCGACCACGTGCACGTCGACGTCTTCGACTGACACGGCCGCCTGACGCCCGGCGGGGTGGACCTGCTCCTCTCCGTGTCCGACAGAGGCCCTCTCCGGGTACTCGGTGCTCATGACGTCCCACGCTGCCCCGTCCGAGCCCACCCCGGGCTCCGCCCCCGGCTCCCCCGTGGACGCCGCGGCCCCGGGGACACCTGGGACACCCGGACGCGAGGAGCGGGTCGGGGCCGGCCTGCGCTGGCTGGCCGGCTGGTCCTGGCGCTGGGTGGGCGTGGCGGTCGCGGCGGCGATCCTCGGGTGGCTGGTCGGCGTCCTCTGGGTCGCCCTGCTCCCGGCCTTCCTGGCGCTGATCCTGGCGTCGGTGCTGCAGCCGGTCAGCAACCTCGTGGCGCGGCGTACGCCGATCCCCCGCGGCCTGGCCGCCGGCCTGGTGATGCTCGGCGCGTTCGCCGTGATCGGCGGCGGCGTGATCGCGATCGCGCCCTCGGTCTCCGGGCAGAGCGACCAGATCGCCTCCGACGCGACCGAGGGCCTCGACCAGCTGCGCGACTGGGCGGTCGAGCGGAACCTGGTCTCCCAGGACCAGATGGACACCGCGGCCAGCGACGTCCGTGACCGGATCGGCGACAGCGCCGGCTCGATCGCCAGCGGGGTCCTCGTCGGCGTGAACGCGATCTCCTCGTGGCTGGTCACCATGGCGCTGACGCTGGTGCTGACCTTCCTCTTCCTCAAGGACGGCCACCGGTTCCGGCCCTGGGCGGCGGGGGTGACCGGGCCACGGGCGGGCCGCCACCTCGACCAGGTGCTGGACCAGGTGTGGACGACGCTCGGCGGCTTCGTGCGGACCCAGGCCATCGTCAGCCTCGTCGACGCCATCCTCATCGGCGTCGCGCTGGCCGTGGTGGGCGTCCCGCTGGCGGTGCCGCTCGCGGTGCTGACCTTCATCGGCGGCTTCGTCCCGATCATCGGGGCGTTCGTCGTCGGCGCGCTCGCCGTCCTCG contains:
- a CDS encoding AI-2E family transporter — its product is MTSHAAPSEPTPGSAPGSPVDAAAPGTPGTPGREERVGAGLRWLAGWSWRWVGVAVAAAILGWLVGVLWVALLPAFLALILASVLQPVSNLVARRTPIPRGLAAGLVMLGAFAVIGGGVIAIAPSVSGQSDQIASDATEGLDQLRDWAVERNLVSQDQMDTAASDVRDRIGDSAGSIASGVLVGVNAISSWLVTMALTLVLTFLFLKDGHRFRPWAAGVTGPRAGRHLDQVLDQVWTTLGGFVRTQAIVSLVDAILIGVALAVVGVPLAVPLAVLTFIGGFVPIIGAFVVGALAVLVALVSVGVEGAAIVLIAIILVQQLEGNVLQPWLQSRAMQLHPGVVILAVTVGSTLFGIAGAFLSVPVAAMVAVALRYLSALADPPAPITPPADPADPEEKPAPA
- a CDS encoding LLM class F420-dependent oxidoreductase, whose amino-acid sequence is MRNGLVLFTSDRGIAPATLAKAGEDRGFDTIYVPEHTHIPVKREAAHPGTGDETLPDDRYLRTLDPWVSLATAAAVTTRIGLSTAVALPVESDPITLAKTIATLDHLSGGRVTIGAGFGWNTDELADHHVPAAKRRTVLKEYVQAMRALWTQEEASYEGEFVSFGPSWAYPKPVQAHVPLIIGAGGGPKTFRWIAEHADGWMTTPTQTDISGQIAALKTAWAEAGRDGIPDIRVLIAFRPDPADLAAWAEAGVTELIWGVPDKSEDEVLAHLDKQATRLGLTG
- a CDS encoding NAD(P)/FAD-dependent oxidoreductase; its protein translation is MTVQFPHLLSSGRIGPMALTNRIVLPAMDMNVSEHGEIEQAEIDHYVARAAGGAGLVITGACAIAFPVGAASMKEPGLSDDKYIPGLRALADAIHAAGSKLCIQSTHHGKVARVDVANGRPVLAPNQPDYSYDMSALADSTPGELARMGAATAGKPTVYQDMTHEDIAWLVTTWADAAERVAEAGADAIEIHAAHGYILGVFLNQRDNQRTDEYGGSLVNRARLACEVISAVKERVGDRLAVLVRVAGEEYGQDGGLSLPESIEAAQLFEAAGADAIHVTGWGRNPFDNFTDGPLPDKVGAYLDNAAAIKKRVGIPVIAVGRMLPEVAEKALAKGRIDYAAMGRQLLTDPELPNKLRDGRRDEVRPCINCYLCVAENFFDDTPFCAVNPALGNEALLPLKPASQTKHVVVVGAGPAGLESARVLTERGHRVTVVDKADRLGGTMWFSTMTTPDNERLLRWLTSEIQRLGVAVRLNTLADVETIRALRPDHVVVATGAVRPKPDIPGGELPIVQTGDTLRALMLGTATAEEAGPVLRTLGRVGRLSGLTKRPGFVRRLTKGFLPMGKEVVVIGGSLVGLELAEFLAERGRRVTLLHEQQQLGLPLAMPRRWTAVRRATEHGVRIHRNVSVTRITESGVEWTEGTESHSAPADMVIYADGTSAAAPLADELRAAGLSVDVVGDAGEVNYIHGAIHSSWEVATAL
- a CDS encoding DNA polymerase ligase N-terminal domain-containing protein; translated protein: MRPVFVLHEHHRPRHHFDLRLEEDGVLRSWAVPKGLPTDSRRDRLAVAVPDHDLGHAAYTDEHKEIADHGWWELLDRTERRFVFVLHGTAGSRRYALIDTGTDWLLHLTKEQP
- a CDS encoding PepSY domain-containing protein, producing the protein MSIGRNARTSVLAALIAGPLALGLVACGDDDDGGTGSSAESSAAPTPTPTPTPASPTDASPTDASPTTAAPAGDDAVVLAAATTAADAVPGGRLYSLDQVPQRWEAEVVDGDGRLFDLTVGGDGAAVTVDPVEDRDDADDRAERRRLLSEATVDPAGAVEAARTAVSSGTITGLDLDENAGRAVWDVQFDENAATEQTVTVDAASGEVLGTEVENEDDD
- the ileS gene encoding isoleucine--tRNA ligase translates to MTYPKVTLSESGTVPSSPAFPALEERVLAYWDADGTFQASIDQRDAGEDGANEFVFYDGPPFANGLPHYGHLLTGYVKDLVPRYQTMRGKRVERRFGWDTHGLPAELEAMRLNGIKTTDEIVEMGIDRFNEACRESVMTYTGEWREYVTRQARWVDFDHDYRTMNPDYMESVIWAFKSLYDKGLVYEGFRVLPYCWNDETPLSNHELRMDDDVYQVRQDPAVTVGYDIVSEGDLHGAKLLVWTTTPWTLPSNLAVMVGEDIDYVAVLADGVRYVLAEARLGGYARELGESPEVVWRGTGADLVGLTYTPPFSYYLGHENAFRVVAAEFVTTTDGTGLVHTAGAFGEDDKVVTDREGIEAVMPVGKDGRFTHPVVEYEGMQVFDANPHIIDHLKAATRGEGDAGAVTPGTVLLRRETYDHSYPHCWRCREPLIYKGVSSWFVEVTAIKERMLELNQQIRWVPDHIRDGQFGRWLENARDWSITRNRFWGSPVPVWKSDDPAYPRLDVYGSFAEIERDFGRLPRGKDGEPDLHRPYVDDLVRPNPDDPTGRSMMRRVTDVLDVWFDSGSMSFAQVHYPFENAEWFDGTAQRKGHFPGDFIVEYIGQTRGWFYTLHILATALFDKPAFEACVSHGIVLGSDGNKMSKSLRNYPDVREVFDRDGADAMRWFLMSSPILRGGNLVVTEQGIRESVRQVLMPLWNSWYFFSLYANAARDGQGHEATARTDSADPLDRYLLAKCRQYVEQMTASLDDYAVADACDATRSFLDVLTNWYIRRSRDRFWGDNADAFDTLYTVLEVVCRTTAPLLPLTTEEVWRGLTGGRSVHLTDWPSADELPADEALVSAMDQVRDVCSATSALRKAAGLRNRLPLATLTVVVEDPAALAGFEGIVRDEVNVKDVRLLAADAPEAASYGVSRKLTVNARAAGPRLGRSVQDAIKGSKSGDWSVADDGTVTAGGLVLEEGEYTLETVAGAADDSSAVGMLPGGGFVVLDTAVTPELAAEGLARDLVRAVQQARRDAGLDVSDRIALVVGGSDAVQAAARAHEALVTGETLATSYDVRPAAEVVGSVAEVAVGDGEKATVSVTRA
- the dapD gene encoding 2,3,4,5-tetrahydropyridine-2,6-dicarboxylate N-succinyltransferase, whose protein sequence is MNDAPRTAHGYGLTTLDSTGTILDVWFPAPSLGEHDGAEAPEELTALATPDAVRGVTREVRLVEVADLQAGPTSTEDAWLRLHLLSTRLAVPHEISVDGIFGLLTNVVWTSAGPCAVAGFELTRARLRASGQHVTVHGVDKFPRMVDYVVPSGVRIADADRVRLGAHLAEGTTVMHEGFVNFNAGTLGTSMVEGRISAGVLVGDGSDVGGGASIMGTLSGGGTQVISIGRRCLLGANSGLGISLGDDCVVEAGCYVTAGTKVTITDLEGKPRVVKAQDLSGASNVLFRRNSVTGAMEAVPWRSEGVALNAALHAN
- a CDS encoding patatin-like phospholipase family protein — protein: MTRVALALGSGGPRGYAHIGAVRAIEERECTIVAVAGTSMGALVGGLMAAGRVEDFARWATALTRRDVLGLLDPSITSHGMITANRLIDALADIITDEAIEDLGVPFTAVATDLAARREVWFQRGPLRAAVRASIAIPGFFTPVMLNGRLLVDGGLINPVPLEPMAAVPCDLTVAVSLTGPRQGREHTTPRRESAAPQRLEEWRERWHRTVATLTGREERDVADGEAERLADVEAGTGWGTERLPTDLGLVDLTAQSFEAMQDLVGRYRMAALPADVLVTVPVDACGSMDFHRAAEMIALGHRLTSDALDRAGVGLRRPV